Part of the Oreochromis aureus strain Israel breed Guangdong linkage group 20, ZZ_aureus, whole genome shotgun sequence genome, CCTACCTCCTTGTTTTGCAGCCTTGAGTATTGTTAGTCTCTCCACCTGttctgacttaaaaaaaaaaaaaaaaaaaaaaaaagtttattcacAGTACGGGAATACAGATTTATCATAAGCAATGGTAGTTATACATAAAGTGTGCTTGGTTGTGCTGTATGTGTACTTGTCTATTTGacgttggaaaaaaaaaatatttatgagaAGCATTTATACGACAAAATACCACTGGAATGTGAAGCCAGACAACGTTATGATGCAGATTATGATGATAGTCTATCCCCTTTAACATTCAGTGGCGAATGGTCAGAGGAATCATctttttaagaaaatgaataACCATTGGCTTTATATTTTAACAGCATTTATTTCTTTGGTTTCCTCTTATGCATATACTTCCCCCATCTAGCCCTATGGTATACAATATTTCAACGTTTACAGCTTCCTTCTGGGTCAGccattgatttttatttttttttattttttctccccCCTACAGTTGTAATGATATCACAGTTTGTCACAGGGATGATAGTAAGGTGTATTTGTAAATGTGGATGAGTTTGAGCCCCTCGAGCCGTATGCCTTTGAATCCATCTGTCCACTCTGTACCAAATTCTGCTACACAGGCGTCTTGTTTCCGCACTGCCCCAACATTTTACATCCAGTTTTGAGTACAAAGGGGTACGGGACAAAGGTGAAAGGTTTGAGGTTTTTCAGACCAGGCCCCGCCATCCCACCACCCTCACAACCACCCAACAGCTCACCCATGCCTACTCTAAGACAGGACCAGCCCAACTcccccacccctcccctcccctctcaCCCACTGTCTCACCTTTAACCTCAAGccattcatttttctgtttttgttttattttaatttttttcgaCAATGCAATCCTGAAAGCACTTTGCCTTGTTATTCCTTTGTGTGAACATGTGAATGATAATTTGTTACAGAAATGTTAAATATGTAAAAGATCATTCACTGTTTTGGAAAAACCTGCATCTGTCTTTCTGacgttaaaaggaaaaaaaaaaacaatttagtgACATTAAACCTGAATCTATTTTATaaaatgtttgctgcagccaatTGGTCTTGTCATTCAGTATTGTGGCTTAGGGTTGTTTGTGTTCAATAAAGTGCTATTGCTAAATATTTCTTGAGTCTGGAGTTATTTATGTTTTTCGTGTGTTGTGTTTTCGCCAGTGTCTTTCAAACTAGGaacctaagaaaaaaaaaataaagctgagaagacattttaaacctttttgtgtgtgtgtgtgtgtgtgtgtgtgtgtgtgtgtgtgtgtgtgtgtgtgtgtgtgagaatctACTTGAGGCTTGAGGTTTCTCAACTCAAATGAGGAACTGACAAAGCAAAGAACTTGACTGTATTTACCACCACTGTTAGCTCACATTTTATAGTAGTATGATGGGAGTGTATTGGACTTTGACCTTTGTGTGTTACTCATAAGGAATTAATATactttttaaagtgtttgttttctgcaaaatacagtaacaAGCGACATTAAAATATTGATCTGCTGGAGTTTATACCAGATTGAACCACTAGTTTCATAAGAAACTAATGTAATAAAACGAGTGACTTGCATGCAAAAGTAATGTGAATATTGCCATATCTAGCTCTAAGTTTCCTCTAACAGCGAGACTAATTTGAACTCAATTTTATCTTGCTTAAAACCACAGTTTTATAAGAGTACCAGTGCAGTTCAATGACACCGTGTCAGTGTTGGAGGAGCATGCACTCACACTGTTATAGACGGAGTCATTCATTTCAGTGTCTGCCCCCTTCTGCTAAACCGGATCCACCCACTCTGCATAAAGTGCATTTTCTATCTGGATATTTCTacctatttttttccccccttcctgTTTACCTTCTGTCCTAAATATAACATTATGTTCTTTCACTGCATGGCTGAGAAAGAATTGTGTCATATTTGTGTGGCTGTGCTGTGGAAAAGTAATGAGCAACCCTCCGTTTCTTTATgctttgctaggaaaatggcaAATGGTTGCAGCAATTCAGCTACATGCACAAACATATCTTGAAAATTGGTATATTTGGCAGATTGCACAACTCCAACAAGAttgaaaatcaatatttggtattCCTAAACGATGCCTGAACTCTTAGACACATTTTAGTCtgtaagtagtcttcaggaataattCTATAGGCATCTTGAAGGAGATTCAaagttcttctttggatgttggctaaTTTGTGTTCTGTTCCCTGTCAAAGTCACCCCCACACTGTTGATGTTTAGGCTCTGGGAAGGTCAGTCCATGATGGATAGTGATCCAGTTTGTGTGtatggttttttgtttgttaatccGGGTATTCTTTAACTTACTTTGCTTTTTGTGGTCATTGTCATGATTATAAATTAAGCCATTCATTGTTTAgttctctcctgacctcctccaaaCATTgagacaaaaatgtaaaatctgGATTCATCATCCTCACACCAAACTGGTCATTACAGATGGATCCCCCTCACTGGGACTGGTCCTGcaagaggttttttttccaggtaaagggagcttttccttcccactatcacCAACTACTTGGTCACAGGGAATTGGGATGTTGGGGTGACTGCTGgggttttctttattattaccAAGTgtataccttacaatataaagcacctaaAGGCAACTGTTAATgaactgtaaataaaatttaatttaactgaACTGAGTCACATGTTGCGACTCATTGTCAGTCATGGCATACCtcagcattttctgttttaattttttaagaatggcttcttgacagccactcttccactgagaccatttctaatGATGCATTTCTGAGGTCCTGTGTCAAGTCTTTGCTGACTTTCAGACACAGGTTTTTTTTAGGTCTTCcacttcttttgtcttccaACAGGCTTCTAATAACAAAGTACCTAAAGATGCAATTTAAAATCAGATAAATTAGCAAAATCTTTGCTAATGCGTTATCCAAAGACACAACACTAGTTCATCCCATGACTTTGTTGCTTtttaatgcttgaatgattcattcaAGTACTAAAAAGCTTGTCTAATAGAGTTTaagagagaaaaatgttttcatctgaATATGGTGGATAATAGGaatggactgaaaatgaatgaataaaacagCCAATGTCCCCaaaaaatctttgaaaaatCATCCAGAAAACCTAAAGACGTATTGTTAAAgacaactttaaaaatataagaAGATCAAAATGGAAGATTTTGCTTCCTGGAAGGaaattataaagaaatgagaggtacctcaagtcttttgcagattactgtatgtatttgtgccatatttgtctttaaaaatgaaaccaTCACGGAAAAAAATTAACTGGTAGTTCTAGTCAGATTTGTGTAAATGTGTATTATAATATGGTCTGTAAATGAATGAAGATAGAAAGATgaatatatatagagagagaaagTTAAAGGACCAAACAAACGAACGTTGTAGCAGTACGTCATGACGTCGCCGCTCGCTTGCGTCTCAATGACGCTGAAGTGTAGGATGTAGCACAGGACGTGGCTATCAAGCTCCTAGCTACACTGGGACGTCTGAAAAAACACAGAATTCGTCATAAAGAACTAGTTTAATACACGCTTAGGTAAGTATATCTGTTAGTTATGGTATTTTCTTCTAGAGTGTGTAATTGTAAACGGATATTTCTCTGTGTAATACGCCTAGACTGAGCTCTGTCTGGTTAGCTTGATGCTAATATCCAGGGAAAACCAACGGTACCGTATTTGCTAAAAGGGATGGTTAGTGGAATAGCGATAGCTACATGTAATTCGTGACTAGAGAGGGGTGCTTATATCTAAGCATTGTTGTGCTTTTTGTGCGATGACCCCAGTTTCTTTAATTATAAACCCCAAATAACAGGGGCAAAGTACAGCGTTGTCAACGAAATATCTTTCACATAGCTAACGTTAGCAATGCTAATGTTTGCAGGGCATGTTGAGAGCAATTGGAGAAATGGGGGTCTGTAAATCGCCTACATGTGCCGCTTTCAGTCAAATTGGGTCATCAGCCAGTCAGCTGGAATGACAGGATGTTCTCATTAGGTGCTGTAGGTGACAGTAGGGTTAAATTTACACAACGTTAGGTCAAGGGCATCGAGTCAGGGCTGTGTGCTCAACGTCTTGAGTCATTGTtcctttaaatttttttttgattAAAGCAGAAAACGATGttcataaagataaaaaaggtGTGAGATGCTGTTAGGTAAAGAATATAGATTATTGCAAGAAAATTTGAAAACGACTGAGCTCACGTCTTTTTTAATATATCTCCAGATAAATTGCGTCGATCTTGGATTTTGTTCCATGCAAGTGCAATCAATCTAACAATCTCTATGAATGttataatttttctttttcttttttttaaaaactcttttAGCAGGAAGGCCATTTTACCAGATGTGACGTATCAGCAAAACATCAGGACCTGAATGGAAACATTTGAGGGCTTTTGTGCGTGAGGTAGGCTTAAAGTATTTGAACTATGTAAAGGATTTAGGCAGATTATTTGGCATTGCTTGGCAAGTAATTTGTCAACACGTCTTGGTAAACTTGTCACTGTTCTTTGAATCTGGGTTTTCTCAACTGCTTTTGATTCTTTATGTAAACTCAGACTGAGCTGATGGTGTTGAGCAGAGTTGTATTATGAAGCAGGTTCAACATatccaggttttttttttttgcattagcTGGCTTTACCAAACCTAAAACTTTATTTGGACATAATGAAGATTTTTATTGATTCTCACACTTGCATAAAAAGGGAATTTGATGCATCACATGACTGCTTTTCAGCATAAAATTGCCAGATCGTGTGATAGGGATCTAGAAAGAACATACAAAAATATAACCTCATTATATTTTAATAATTGTGGCAGTTGCTGACAATTGTAAACCAAAACTCTGAACACGACCTGCTCTGGACCAGGTTAAGAGTTTAACATGAGTTACCATGGTGACCAACTTGACACTGAAAACTCTTGAGTTTTAAGCTTGACATACGCTGCTGAACTATTAGTCTCGCTTTGTGGTACACCCCTCAGGGCTAGTTGAGTACCATCTGGTGTTTTTCTTGTcactaaaagtgttttttttttttgttttttttaatcactttggGGTCATTATCATGCACCCAAATAAATTTAGGATCAGTCAGTGCCTCTCTGTTGCATAAGAATGCAAAATACTTAAAATCTTTGTACAGATTAGTATCATCTGTGTACAGTTGTCTTTAAGAAGTTAATATGGCTAAAAACCtttttgtgtgttgttcagGAGGTTGTGGGTAATGTACCATGGGGTACGACGTTACGAGGTTTCAAGGGGAGGTGGATGAAGATCTGTTGTGTCCAATATGTAGTGGAGTGTTAGAAGAACCAGTGCAGGCAAGTCTCTGATCAAAATACACCCCACCTTTTAATTCTATCTGTTTTTCTGACATTAAATTTGTCTTATATGCATATGGATTTTTCCACCTCAGGCTCCACACTGTGAACATGCCTTCTGCAATGCCTGTATAACGCAGTGGTTTGCCCAGCAGCAGATTTGTCCTGTTGACCGCACAGTAGTGACGCTGGCTCACCTCCGTCCTGTGCCCCGCATAATGCGCAACATGTTGTCCAAACTTCAGATCAGCTGTGATAATGCGAGCTTTGGTTGCACAGCCACACTGCGGTTGGACCAGCTGCAGTCACATCTCAAGGACTGTGAGCACAACCCCAAAAGGCCTGTCAACTGTGAGGAGGGATGTGGGTAAGTGGATTCCATAGAATAAATCCAAAGCCTTATCTGACATCTATAGAAACACTAAGACAACCATAATAATATTACCATAAATTGTTATAAGAATGTGACCTCCTTTGTATTTTGTAGtattaaattttcttttcttgcttAATATTCTGTCTTTCTCACTCTTGCAGGCTTGAAATGCCCAAAGATGAGTTGCCCAATCATAACTGTATTAAACACTTGCGGAGCGTTGTCCAGCAGCAGCAAACTAAAATTTCAGAGCTGGAAAAAACTGTAGCAGAACATAAACACCAGCTGGGGGAACAAGTAAGAGTATTTTGCCAACACAATAGTATATTTTTGATAAAATATTAGGTCCAGTCTTGATAAAATATTAACAGTTGTCTGTCTGTAtgatatttggcagaaataattTGAGTGCCATGTCTTTGTGGTATAAGACACAGATGCATGCCTGTTATACGTGCTTGATGGACGTGCAATAACAATGGTCTCCTCATtcttattgcacttttttttttggtgtgaaCATGCATCTATTTGGGCTTTTTAAATGGGCAGTTGCAGATTTTGTACTTGAGGCAGTTTTGAGAGGTTTTCATTCACTCTATTGCTTTTCATTTCCAGAAACGAGACATTCAGCTGCTAAAAGCCTACATGAGAGCAATTCGCAGTGCAAACCCGAACTTGCAAAACCTTGAGGAGAGCATCGAGTACAATGAGATACTTGAGTAAGTGAAGGTTTCCTTTCCTCTCCCAATATGTGATCTGAAATAAATTCAGTtcctaattttctttttttaaatcttcaggTGGGTAAACTCCATGCAGCCTGCTAGAGTGACACGCTGGGGTGGCATGATCTCCACTCCTGATGCTGTCCTCCAAGCAGTCATCAAGCGCTCCCTCATTGACAGCGGCTGTCCTCTCTCGATTGTAAACGACCTGATCGAAAACGCCCACGAGCGTAATTGGCCGCAGGGACTGGCCACTCTCGAGACGCGGCAGATGAACAGGCGCTACTATGAGAACTACGTTGCCAAGCGTATCCCTGGCAAGCAGGCAGTGGTGGTGATGGCCTGTGAGAATCAGCATATGGGGGAGGATATGATCCTGGAGCCCGGCCTGGTTATGATCTTTGCGCACGGAGTCGAGGAGATCTTATAACTGTGCAGCTAGCTGAACTGATCCAGCGACGAGTAGGGACGTTTTGCTTTGGGGGTTTGCTGTGATGAGTATGATTTCTCTCTTTGGAGTGAAACCTTTTGAATAAATCTGGCTTATTTAAAGTAAACTCTTAGGCTTACTCCTAAGCTTGATACCTATGCCTTAAAGTAAGGACAAATGCTTATCGAACCTGGCAAATATAAACTTAAACTGACTGATATCTAAGATAAAAGATGAGATGTGATGTTTACAAGGTTTATATTTAGTGCATTATCTGATCTGATTGTTCTGCTCCATGTCCTGATAGAGTAATAAGCCCAAACCCCGGTTTAATGTGCTCTGTTGTATAAATGCTTGTAaatagaaatactatattgaaTTATAAATGTTATACTCCTCACTGTAATTAGATtgtgattttctgtttttgttaatcTCAGTTCTCTTTAGTCAGCTTGTCTTATTGTCTACAGGGACGTGCTTGCTTTAGTATTTAGTTTCCTGTGAATATTCCCAGAGACATTGTGCTTCTCAGTTTAGATTGTTCAGACCTTCCGtgccatttgttttatttattgtgttgcctttcacacaaacatgctTGAAGATGTTATGATGTGACATTTGGAGCTCTGCCTTTATCGGTGCATTTGAAGTTCACTGCAGAAAGAAATTGATTTTGTGTTCTATCTGTTTGTTGCCTCAGTTGTACATATAGTCTGTATGTTGGGTCCAGTGAAAGTTTTAAAGTTTGGGATATGACTATGTATAATGAGCTTTGAAAAAGTGTTGTGGCTCATTTCTGATTTAAATATAGACATTTACATTATAGACATCTTTTCATTATTCACAGTTGGCTAACATTGTCACTGAAATGCCACTAAAACCAGACACAGCTTGGAGATTGTACCAGTATTTGTAAAGTCACTTTTAAGGCTTTCAAGAGGAGAAATGCTTTGCCATTAGTCACTCATTGCTGTTGTAAGATGAGCAAAAAAAGCTGTTGTTATAGAAACCCACACAAGTGGATGATTCCCTTTACTATTTTccttgttattgtttttgttatgtGTCTGTTATGTACCATGTTGTACAGACAAggtaataaaatgtaaaatctggGTGGATTTTTGTCATTGGAAAAGCCTGAGTTTATATTTGGCTTCCTAATTAGGAAAAAATGCAGTTCCTTATTTTACCACAACATGTCATCAGAGATCTGCTGGGAAGTACACTTCATAATTCACTTCAGCTTGACTGCTTTATATAAAGATTTAAGTCCAGAGAAAATTGCTGCAGCCTGTAAGAAGTCACGATATGGAGTGTGAGGTGGAGCTGACCcagtttacaaaaaaaagaggaaagtttAACCACAAAACTAAAGACGGGGAAAAGTCTGACTACTCTGACCTGACTCACTCTCCTTTTCTAACCCAGACACCCACATGTTTTCCATGTCTGTTATCCTCTCCTGCCAGCCTC contains:
- the rnf41 gene encoding E3 ubiquitin-protein ligase NRDP1, producing the protein MGYDVTRFQGEVDEDLLCPICSGVLEEPVQAPHCEHAFCNACITQWFAQQQICPVDRTVVTLAHLRPVPRIMRNMLSKLQISCDNASFGCTATLRLDQLQSHLKDCEHNPKRPVNCEEGCGLEMPKDELPNHNCIKHLRSVVQQQQTKISELEKTVAEHKHQLGEQKRDIQLLKAYMRAIRSANPNLQNLEESIEYNEILEWVNSMQPARVTRWGGMISTPDAVLQAVIKRSLIDSGCPLSIVNDLIENAHERNWPQGLATLETRQMNRRYYENYVAKRIPGKQAVVVMACENQHMGEDMILEPGLVMIFAHGVEEIL